In Proteus vulgaris, one DNA window encodes the following:
- the yhbY gene encoding ribosome assembly RNA-binding protein YhbY has protein sequence MTLNKKQIQHLKGLAHHLNPVVMIGNNGLTEGVLAEIELALAHHELIKVKIAGEDRDVKNLIVAAIVRESGAQNVQVIGKILVLYRPSEARKIILPK, from the coding sequence ATGACTCTTAACAAAAAACAAATTCAACACCTGAAAGGGCTCGCTCATCACCTGAATCCAGTCGTTATGATTGGTAACAACGGGTTGACTGAAGGCGTTCTTGCAGAAATTGAACTCGCTCTGGCACACCATGAGCTTATCAAAGTCAAAATCGCAGGCGAAGATCGAGATGTTAAAAACTTGATCGTTGCAGCGATTGTACGCGAAAGCGGTGCACAGAATGTACAAGTAATCGGAAAAATTCTTGTTCTTTATCGTCCTTCAGAAGCACGCAAGATTATTTTACCGAAATAA
- the ispB gene encoding octaprenyl diphosphate synthase translates to MNLESIIKLTSADMAAVNEAILYQLNSDVSLINQLGYYIISGGGKRIRPMIAVLTGRALDYQGDKHISVAALIEFIHTATLLHDDVVDESDMRRGKQTANAVFGNAASVLVGDFIYTRSFQMMTDLDSMRVLKLMSSATNVIAEGEVLQLMNCNDPNISEDDYMQVIYSKTARLFEAASHASAILSGATPEQEKAFQDYGRYLGTAFQLIDDLLDYDADNSQLGKNTGDDLDEGKPTLPLLHAMHNGNEEESQLIRQAIEQGNGRHLLDTVLKTMKQSGSLEYTRQKAEEEADKAIEALSIIPDSPYKEALIGLAHVAVQRQS, encoded by the coding sequence ATGAATTTAGAATCTATTATAAAACTAACATCCGCTGATATGGCTGCGGTAAATGAGGCAATCCTTTACCAGCTTAATTCAGATGTTTCTTTGATAAACCAACTTGGTTACTACATCATTAGTGGTGGTGGTAAAAGGATCCGACCAATGATCGCAGTGCTCACTGGACGAGCATTGGACTATCAAGGTGACAAACATATCTCGGTCGCAGCGCTTATCGAGTTTATTCATACTGCAACGTTGTTACATGATGATGTTGTTGATGAATCTGATATGCGCAGAGGAAAACAAACGGCAAATGCTGTCTTTGGGAACGCAGCAAGTGTGCTTGTTGGTGACTTTATCTATACACGATCTTTCCAGATGATGACGGATCTTGATTCAATGCGTGTATTAAAATTAATGTCTAGCGCCACCAACGTGATCGCCGAAGGTGAAGTCTTACAATTAATGAATTGTAACGATCCGAACATTTCTGAAGATGACTATATGCAAGTTATTTACAGTAAAACAGCGCGCCTATTTGAAGCAGCTTCTCATGCGTCAGCCATCCTTTCTGGAGCGACACCTGAGCAAGAAAAAGCATTCCAAGATTATGGACGTTATCTTGGTACTGCTTTCCAGCTCATTGACGATCTGCTTGATTATGATGCTGACAACAGTCAGTTGGGTAAAAACACAGGCGATGATCTTGATGAAGGCAAACCTACGTTGCCATTACTTCATGCCATGCATAATGGTAATGAAGAAGAATCTCAATTAATTCGCCAAGCTATTGAACAAGGTAATGGTCGCCATTTATTGGATACTGTTTTAAAGACCATGAAACAAAGTGGATCTTTAGAATATACCCGCCAAAAAGCAGAAGAAGAAGCAGACAAAGCAATTGAAGCTTTATCTATCATACCTGATTCACCTTATAAAGAAGCGCTTATTGGGCTTGCTCACGTTGCTGTACAACGTCAATCGTAA
- the argR gene encoding transcriptional regulator ArgR, with the protein MRVPSKQEDLVKAFKALLKEEKFSSQGEIVTALQEAGFDNINQSKISRMLTKFGAVRTRNAKMEMVYCLPTELGVPTASSPLKNLVLDIDHNHSVVVIRTSPGAAQLIARLLDSLGKAEGILGSIAGDDTIFSTPAPGFSTEELRDAILNLFDQEL; encoded by the coding sequence ATGCGCGTTCCTTCTAAGCAAGAAGACTTGGTTAAAGCGTTTAAAGCCCTGCTGAAAGAAGAAAAATTCAGTTCACAAGGCGAGATTGTGACGGCATTGCAAGAGGCTGGATTTGATAATATTAATCAATCCAAAATCTCTCGTATGCTAACAAAATTTGGTGCAGTAAGAACCCGAAACGCCAAAATGGAAATGGTATATTGCCTTCCAACTGAACTTGGCGTACCAACAGCAAGTAGCCCATTAAAAAATCTGGTACTCGATATCGACCATAACCATTCGGTTGTGGTGATAAGAACTAGTCCAGGCGCGGCACAACTTATTGCACGTTTATTAGATTCATTAGGCAAAGCAGAAGGGATCCTCGGCAGTATTGCAGGTGATGACACTATTTTCTCAACACCAGCGCCAGGATTTTCAACAGAAGAGTTGCGAGATGCGATCCTAAACCTGTTTGATCAGGAATTATAA
- the mpl gene encoding UDP-N-acetylmuramate:L-alanyl-gamma-D-glutamyl-meso-diaminopimelate ligase, with protein sequence MHIHILGICGTFMGSLAILARAKGHKVTGSDANVYPPMSTLLENQGIELIEGYDPKQLEPAPDMVIIGNAMTRGNPCVEAVLEKGLPYTSGPQWLHDYILPERWVLAVAGTHGKTTTAGMLAWVLEDCGYKPGFLIGGVPGNFQVSAQLGESPFFVIEADEYDSAFFDKRSKFVHYSPRTLILNNLEFDHADIFDDLAAIQKQFHHLVRIVPGSGKIIMPDNDMNLKQTIGMGCWSEQEFTGETGDWQAKKLTNDSSHFEVFHKGEQVGEVCWGLSGEHNMQNGLMAIVAAHHVGVLPADACEALDKFVNARRRLELRGEVNQISVYDDFAHHPTAILATLEALRSKVGGTARIIAVLEPRSNTMKMGISKDDIAPALGRADEVFLFQPPNIQWLVSDIAEHCVQPARWSTDLDTLVDMIAKEAQAGDHILIMSNGGFGGIHEKLLKKLAQPKGSENQY encoded by the coding sequence ATGCACATTCATATTCTTGGTATTTGTGGCACCTTTATGGGAAGTCTTGCCATTTTAGCTCGAGCGAAGGGACATAAAGTCACAGGCTCTGATGCTAATGTCTATCCACCAATGAGTACCTTATTAGAAAATCAGGGAATTGAACTGATTGAGGGATATGACCCTAAACAATTAGAACCTGCTCCTGACATGGTGATTATTGGTAATGCAATGACACGAGGAAATCCTTGTGTTGAAGCTGTACTTGAAAAAGGTCTGCCTTATACTTCAGGCCCTCAATGGCTACATGATTATATTTTACCAGAACGTTGGGTATTAGCGGTTGCAGGAACCCATGGCAAAACAACAACGGCAGGTATGTTAGCTTGGGTTTTAGAAGATTGTGGTTATAAGCCGGGTTTTTTGATTGGTGGTGTGCCCGGTAATTTCCAAGTTTCAGCGCAATTAGGTGAAAGCCCTTTCTTTGTGATTGAAGCCGACGAGTATGATAGCGCTTTCTTTGATAAGCGTTCTAAATTTGTGCATTACTCGCCTCGCACACTGATTTTAAATAACCTTGAATTTGACCATGCCGATATTTTTGACGATTTAGCGGCAATTCAAAAACAATTCCATCATTTAGTTCGTATCGTTCCTGGCAGTGGGAAAATCATCATGCCTGACAACGATATGAATTTAAAACAGACCATTGGAATGGGATGTTGGAGCGAACAAGAATTCACGGGTGAAACAGGCGATTGGCAAGCTAAAAAACTCACTAATGACAGTAGTCATTTTGAGGTGTTTCATAAAGGCGAGCAGGTTGGAGAAGTGTGTTGGGGACTTTCTGGTGAACACAACATGCAAAATGGTTTAATGGCAATAGTTGCTGCGCATCATGTTGGTGTTTTGCCTGCTGACGCTTGTGAAGCATTAGATAAGTTTGTTAATGCGCGTCGTCGCTTAGAGTTACGTGGCGAAGTAAACCAGATCAGTGTCTATGACGATTTTGCACATCATCCTACGGCGATTTTAGCAACGCTTGAAGCACTACGCAGTAAAGTCGGTGGAACCGCACGTATTATTGCGGTGTTAGAACCTCGTTCAAATACCATGAAAATGGGAATTAGCAAGGATGATATCGCTCCAGCATTAGGTCGAGCTGATGAAGTGTTTTTATTCCAGCCACCGAATATTCAATGGTTAGTGAGTGATATTGCAGAGCATTGCGTACAACCAGCTCGTTGGAGTACTGACCTTGATACATTAGTGGATATGATTGCGAAAGAAGCCCAAGCGGGCGATCATATTTTAATTATGAGTAATGGTGGTTTTGGTGGGATACATGAAAAGCTGCTTAAAAAATTAGCTCAGCCTAAAGGATCAGAGAATCAGTATTAG
- the dacB gene encoding serine-type D-Ala-D-Ala carboxypeptidase: protein MRLLSTFRRILYTLSIISFSTQAIPVENYTSLLPEGTQVGLITQPVGAASPNLNYHADQLALPASTQKVVTALAALLQLGGDYQFTTTMETEGKIKNDQLNGDLIFRFSGDPTLTRQQLRGMVAVLKQSGVTKVHGDLLIDTSAFSSHDKAPGWVWNDMTQCFSAPPSAAIVDKNCFSVLLQSGNKDGDIATIRKASFYPVTVLSEVETYEKGSTRTRFCELDVTVRDLNTYVITGCIPKRDDAVPLMFSIQDGAHWAGTILKEELQRANIELDGYIKRRSYVKAPVTVLAQTQSKPLHNLLTTMLKESDNMIADTVFRTIGREYYGVAGTWRSGAEATRTILKQKAGIDLGNTVMVDGSGLSRHNLISPAIMMQVLQYIGQHDSELNFITMLPLSGHDGTLQYRGGFHEAGVDGKVSAKTGSLKGVYNLAGFMTTANGQKVAFVQYISAYSPPTQNRNAGRAYLVRFETNLYKDMYNNR from the coding sequence ATGCGCTTATTATCAACATTTCGACGGATACTTTACACATTAAGTATCATCAGTTTTTCAACCCAAGCAATACCCGTTGAAAACTATACATCCCTTCTTCCTGAAGGAACACAAGTGGGTTTGATTACCCAGCCTGTGGGCGCAGCTTCTCCTAATCTCAATTATCATGCAGATCAATTAGCTCTTCCTGCCAGTACTCAAAAAGTAGTTACAGCCTTGGCTGCATTACTTCAATTAGGGGGTGATTACCAATTCACCACAACAATGGAGACGGAAGGCAAAATAAAAAATGATCAACTCAATGGAGATTTGATCTTTCGTTTCAGCGGTGATCCAACATTAACTCGCCAACAGTTAAGAGGAATGGTCGCTGTATTAAAACAATCCGGCGTCACTAAAGTTCATGGCGATTTACTGATTGATACTTCTGCTTTTTCGAGTCATGACAAAGCGCCAGGTTGGGTTTGGAATGATATGACTCAATGTTTTAGTGCACCACCTAGTGCCGCAATTGTTGATAAAAACTGTTTTTCTGTCTTATTGCAAAGTGGCAATAAAGATGGCGATATTGCAACAATACGCAAAGCTTCATTTTACCCAGTTACCGTTTTAAGCGAAGTTGAAACCTATGAGAAAGGCTCAACTCGCACACGTTTTTGCGAATTAGATGTCACTGTCCGTGATTTAAATACCTATGTGATAACAGGATGTATTCCTAAACGTGACGATGCAGTGCCTTTAATGTTTTCTATTCAAGACGGTGCGCATTGGGCAGGCACAATTTTAAAAGAAGAGTTACAAAGAGCCAATATTGAACTTGATGGTTATATAAAACGTCGCTCTTACGTTAAAGCACCTGTTACTGTATTAGCACAAACACAATCTAAGCCTCTACATAATTTGCTCACTACAATGTTAAAAGAGTCTGACAATATGATTGCAGACACTGTATTTAGAACCATTGGACGTGAATATTACGGTGTTGCAGGAACGTGGCGTTCAGGCGCGGAAGCAACTCGTACGATTTTAAAACAAAAAGCAGGAATTGACTTAGGTAATACAGTAATGGTTGATGGTTCAGGCCTTTCTCGCCATAACCTCATTTCACCTGCAATAATGATGCAAGTCCTTCAATATATTGGCCAACATGACAGTGAACTCAACTTTATTACTATGCTTCCCCTCTCTGGGCATGATGGAACATTACAATACCGTGGTGGTTTTCATGAAGCGGGTGTCGATGGCAAAGTTTCTGCCAAAACGGGTTCTCTAAAAGGGGTCTATAATCTTGCAGGCTTTATGACGACAGCTAATGGGCAAAAAGTTGCTTTTGTTCAGTATATCTCAGCATATTCACCACCAACGCAAAATCGTAATGCAGGGCGCGCCTATTTAGTACGTTTTGAAACTAATCTGTATAAAGATATGTATAATAACCGTTAA
- the rpmA gene encoding 50S ribosomal protein L27, translating into MAHKKAGGSTRNGRDSEAKRLGVKRFGGEAVLAGSIIVRQRGTKFHAGTNVGCGRDHTLFALADGKIKFEVKGPNNRKFISIEAE; encoded by the coding sequence ATGGCACATAAAAAGGCTGGCGGCTCGACTCGTAACGGTCGTGATTCCGAAGCAAAACGTCTGGGTGTTAAACGTTTCGGTGGTGAAGCTGTATTAGCAGGTAGCATCATCGTTCGTCAACGTGGTACTAAGTTCCATGCAGGTACTAACGTTGGTTGTGGTCGTGACCACACCCTGTTTGCATTAGCTGACGGAAAAATTAAGTTCGAAGTTAAAGGTCCAAACAACCGTAAATTTATCAGCATCGAAGCTGAATAA
- a CDS encoding helix-turn-helix domain-containing protein, producing the protein MISRKSDWHPADIIAALRKRGTTLAAISRQAGLSSSTLANALSRPWPKGEKIIADYLGVAPSEIWPSRYFHPETGELLERKIRDKTNN; encoded by the coding sequence ATGATTTCAAGGAAATCTGATTGGCATCCTGCCGATATTATTGCCGCACTTAGAAAACGAGGAACAACACTTGCTGCCATCTCTCGCCAAGCAGGGTTAAGCTCTTCAACACTCGCTAATGCACTGTCACGCCCTTGGCCTAAAGGAGAAAAAATCATTGCTGATTATCTTGGTGTTGCCCCTTCTGAAATTTGGCCAAGCCGTTATTTTCATCCTGAAACAGGAGAATTACTTGAACGAAAGATACGTGACAAAACTAATAATTAA
- the cgtA gene encoding Obg family GTPase CgtA, with protein sequence MKFVDEAKILIVAGDGGNGCVSFRREKYIPNGGPDGGDGGDGGDVYMIADENLNTLIDYRFTKSYRAERGENGHSRDCTGKRGQDITISVPVGTRVRDLATNEIIADLTVHGQKQMVAKGGFHGLGNTRFKSSVNRAPRQRTMGTPGESREVLLELMLLADVGMLGMPNAGKSTFIRAVSAAKPKVADYPFTTLVPSLGVVRMDNHQSFVVADIPGLIEGAADGAGLGIQFLKHLERCRVLLHLIDIDPIDGSDPVENAQIIVSELEKYSEKLAQKPRWLVFNKVDLLDAEEAKEKAKAIVEALGWDENYYMIAAINQDGVKKLCWNIMEFLNVTPREQDLVATVAEPGKVDFMWDDYHKEQLENPDFEEEDDDDWDEEDDDGIEFIYQR encoded by the coding sequence ATGAAATTTGTTGATGAGGCCAAGATCCTGATCGTCGCGGGCGATGGTGGTAACGGCTGTGTGAGCTTTCGTCGCGAAAAGTATATCCCTAATGGGGGACCAGACGGTGGTGATGGCGGTGATGGTGGTGATGTCTACATGATTGCAGACGAAAACCTCAACACTCTAATTGATTACCGTTTTACAAAATCTTATCGCGCAGAACGTGGTGAAAATGGTCACAGTCGTGACTGTACCGGTAAGCGTGGTCAAGACATTACAATTAGTGTTCCTGTTGGAACACGTGTCCGTGATTTAGCCACCAATGAAATTATTGCTGACTTAACTGTTCACGGCCAAAAACAGATGGTCGCTAAAGGCGGCTTTCACGGTTTAGGTAATACTCGCTTTAAATCTTCGGTTAACCGTGCTCCACGCCAACGTACTATGGGTACTCCGGGTGAATCTCGAGAAGTTCTCTTAGAGCTAATGTTATTAGCCGATGTTGGTATGCTAGGTATGCCGAATGCGGGTAAATCAACGTTTATTCGTGCAGTATCAGCAGCAAAACCTAAAGTTGCCGATTATCCTTTTACCACCTTAGTACCGAGCTTAGGTGTGGTGCGTATGGATAATCATCAAAGCTTTGTTGTTGCTGATATTCCTGGGTTAATCGAAGGTGCTGCTGATGGTGCAGGTCTTGGGATCCAATTCTTAAAACACTTAGAACGCTGTCGTGTGTTATTACACTTGATCGATATCGATCCTATTGATGGATCAGATCCTGTTGAGAACGCGCAAATTATTGTCTCTGAATTAGAGAAATACAGCGAAAAATTAGCACAAAAACCACGTTGGTTAGTATTCAATAAAGTGGATCTTCTTGATGCCGAAGAAGCAAAAGAGAAGGCAAAAGCGATTGTTGAAGCACTGGGTTGGGATGAAAACTATTACATGATAGCGGCCATTAACCAAGACGGTGTGAAAAAACTTTGCTGGAATATCATGGAATTCCTGAACGTAACACCACGTGAGCAAGATTTAGTGGCGACAGTTGCAGAGCCAGGAAAAGTTGACTTTATGTGGGATGATTACCACAAAGAACAGCTTGAAAACCCTGATTTTGAAGAAGAAGATGATGATGATTGGGATGAAGAAGATGATGATGGTATAGAATTTATCTACCAACGTTAA
- the fbp gene encoding class 1 fructose-bisphosphatase: MKTLGEFIVEKQQDFPHATGELTALLSAIKLGAKIIHRDINKAGLVDILGTNGVSNVQGEAQMKLDLYANEKLKAALKARGEVAGIGSEEEDDIVIFEGDRAENAKYVVLMDPLDGSSNIDVNVSVGTIFSIYHRITPIGQSVTLDDFLQPGHRQVAAGYVVYGSSTMLVYTTGCGVHAFTYDPSLGVFCLSHESVHFPPTGNMYSINEGNYIKFPLGVKKYIKYCQEQDAATNRPYTTRYIGSLVADFHRNLLKGGIYIYPSTASHPTGKLRLLYECNPMAFLAEQAGGKASNGKERILDIEPKELHQRMPFFVGTKSMVEQAESFMAQYPDEE, translated from the coding sequence ATGAAAACATTAGGCGAATTTATCGTCGAGAAACAACAAGATTTTCCCCATGCAACTGGCGAACTTACTGCATTGCTTTCGGCAATTAAGCTTGGGGCTAAAATTATCCACCGTGATATTAATAAAGCAGGGTTAGTCGATATTCTGGGTACTAACGGTGTTTCTAATGTTCAAGGTGAAGCCCAGATGAAACTGGATCTTTACGCGAATGAGAAACTAAAAGCGGCATTAAAAGCACGTGGTGAAGTTGCGGGTATCGGATCAGAAGAAGAAGATGATATTGTAATCTTTGAAGGTGATCGTGCTGAAAATGCTAAGTATGTTGTACTAATGGACCCTTTAGACGGTTCGTCGAATATTGATGTAAACGTTTCCGTCGGGACAATTTTCTCTATTTACCACCGTATTACGCCTATTGGCCAATCTGTAACATTAGATGACTTCTTACAACCTGGTCATCGTCAAGTTGCAGCTGGCTATGTCGTTTATGGCTCATCAACCATGTTAGTTTATACAACTGGTTGTGGTGTTCACGCCTTTACATATGACCCTTCTTTAGGTGTATTCTGCCTATCTCATGAAAGTGTACATTTCCCACCAACAGGAAATATGTACTCTATCAATGAAGGTAACTACATCAAATTCCCATTAGGTGTCAAAAAATACATTAAGTATTGCCAAGAACAAGATGCAGCCACTAATCGTCCTTATACCACTCGTTATATCGGTTCTTTAGTCGCTGATTTTCACCGTAACTTACTAAAAGGTGGCATTTATATCTATCCAAGCACTGCAAGCCACCCTACTGGTAAATTACGTTTACTCTATGAATGTAACCCAATGGCGTTTTTAGCAGAACAAGCTGGCGGTAAAGCAAGTAATGGTAAAGAACGTATTCTTGATATCGAACCTAAAGAGCTTCACCAACGTATGCCTTTCTTTGTAGGTACTAAATCGATGGTTGAGCAAGCTGAAAGTTTTATGGCGCAATATCCAGACGAAGAATAA
- the rplU gene encoding 50S ribosomal protein L21 — MYAVFQSGGKQHRVSEGQTIRLEKLEVATGETIEFDTVMMVANGDDIQIGAPILAGVKVKAEVVAHGRGEKVKIVKFRRRKHSRKQQGHRQWFTDVKITGIA; from the coding sequence ATGTACGCGGTTTTCCAAAGTGGTGGTAAACAACACCGAGTCAGCGAAGGTCAAACTATTCGTTTAGAGAAACTTGAAGTAGCTACTGGCGAAACAATCGAGTTTGACACTGTAATGATGGTCGCTAATGGCGATGATATTCAAATTGGCGCTCCAATCCTTGCGGGCGTTAAAGTTAAAGCGGAAGTGGTTGCTCACGGTCGCGGCGAGAAAGTTAAGATTGTTAAGTTCCGTCGTCGTAAACATAGCCGTAAACAACAGGGCCACCGTCAGTGGTTTACTGATGTTAAAATCACTGGTATCGCTTAA
- a CDS encoding DNA-binding protein produces the protein MKKEWYTAKELTGIGGLPKSPQGVNAKAKREFWQKQKIKNKQGNGVEYHYSCLPDKTLIALELYEPLAHYKLNKKEEPLVIWVKAFQQLNDGEQKTLTELILRDGIRSFLEKLVND, from the coding sequence ATGAAAAAAGAGTGGTATACGGCAAAGGAATTGACGGGTATAGGTGGATTACCTAAATCACCACAAGGTGTAAATGCAAAAGCTAAACGTGAATTTTGGCAAAAACAAAAGATAAAGAATAAGCAAGGTAATGGTGTTGAATATCATTATTCTTGTTTACCAGATAAAACTTTAATTGCTCTGGAACTTTATGAACCATTAGCACATTACAAACTAAATAAAAAAGAGGAGCCACTCGTTATCTGGGTGAAAGCATTCCAACAACTAAATGATGGTGAACAAAAAACATTAACAGAGCTGATATTGCGGGATGGTATTAGAAGTTTTTTAGAAAAACTTGTCAATGATTAG
- the greA gene encoding transcription elongation factor GreA, with amino-acid sequence MNQIPMTVLGAEKLREELEYLKSVRRPEIIAAIAEAREHGDLKENAEYHAAREQQGFCEGRVQEIEAKLSNAQVIDITKMNNNGRIIFGSTVTLLNVETEEEQTYRIVGDDEANIKVNLISVNSPIARGLIGKELDDVVVITTPGGQVEYEVLNVEYI; translated from the coding sequence ATGAATCAGATCCCTATGACCGTTCTTGGTGCGGAAAAACTACGCGAAGAGCTGGAATATTTAAAAAGTGTTCGTCGTCCCGAAATTATCGCGGCTATTGCAGAGGCGCGTGAGCACGGAGACTTAAAAGAAAACGCAGAATATCATGCAGCAAGAGAGCAACAAGGTTTCTGTGAAGGGCGAGTACAAGAAATTGAAGCAAAATTATCAAATGCTCAGGTTATTGATATTACTAAGATGAATAACAATGGCCGTATTATTTTTGGTTCAACAGTGACATTGTTAAATGTTGAAACTGAAGAAGAGCAGACCTACCGCATCGTGGGTGATGATGAAGCAAACATTAAAGTTAACTTAATCTCTGTAAATTCACCGATTGCGCGTGGATTAATTGGTAAAGAGTTAGATGATGTTGTCGTTATCACAACACCGGGTGGACAAGTTGAGTACGAAGTTTTAAACGTAGAATACATTTAA
- the mdh gene encoding malate dehydrogenase — MKVAVLGAAGGIGQALALLLKNQLPAGSELSLYDIAPVTPGVAADLSHIPTQVTVKGFAGEDPSPALKGADVVLISAGVARKPGMDRSDLFNVNAGIVRNLIEKVAQNCPKALIGIITNPVNTTVAIAAEVLKKAGVYDKKRLFGITTLDIIRANTFVAELKGQDPQKTNVPVIGGHSGVTILPLLSQVAGVSFTDDEVAALTKRIQNAGTEVVEAKAGGGSATLSMGQAAARFGLSLIRALNGEKNVIECTYTEGDGEYARFFAQPILLGKNGVEEYLSIGKLSDFEKQSLNGMLDVLKKDIILGEEFINK; from the coding sequence ATGAAAGTAGCAGTTCTCGGTGCAGCGGGTGGTATTGGTCAGGCACTGGCACTTCTTCTTAAAAATCAGCTTCCAGCTGGTAGTGAACTCTCTTTATATGATATCGCTCCCGTCACACCGGGTGTCGCAGCTGACTTAAGCCATATCCCAACTCAAGTGACTGTAAAAGGTTTTGCCGGCGAAGATCCATCTCCTGCATTAAAAGGCGCTGATGTTGTTCTGATTTCTGCGGGTGTTGCACGTAAACCTGGTATGGATCGTTCAGATCTTTTCAATGTTAACGCAGGTATTGTGCGTAACTTAATTGAAAAAGTAGCACAAAATTGCCCTAAAGCACTTATCGGTATCATTACTAACCCTGTAAATACGACAGTTGCTATTGCTGCTGAAGTGCTTAAAAAAGCGGGTGTTTACGATAAAAAACGTCTTTTCGGTATCACCACACTTGATATCATTCGTGCTAATACTTTTGTTGCTGAATTAAAAGGCCAAGATCCTCAGAAAACCAATGTTCCTGTTATTGGTGGGCATTCGGGTGTCACTATTCTTCCGCTACTTTCTCAAGTTGCTGGTGTATCATTTACAGATGATGAAGTCGCAGCACTGACAAAACGTATCCAAAATGCAGGTACTGAAGTTGTAGAAGCAAAAGCTGGTGGCGGATCAGCAACATTATCAATGGGACAAGCAGCTGCTCGTTTTGGTCTTTCATTAATTCGCGCTTTAAATGGCGAGAAAAATGTTATTGAATGTACCTATACAGAAGGTGACGGAGAATATGCCCGTTTCTTTGCGCAACCTATTCTTTTAGGTAAAAACGGTGTAGAGGAATATTTATCTATTGGTAAATTAAGTGATTTTGAAAAACAATCTCTTAATGGCATGTTAGACGTATTGAAAAAAGATATAATTCTTGGTGAAGAATTTATTAATAAATAA
- a CDS encoding DNA-binding protein gives MKKEWYTAKELVGLAGLPNSPQGVNLMARREGWENRRKRGVQGKAVEYSVKSLPDEVIGVLAAHEPPAEYLSKRQDAFLIWVEAYYQLTKSEREKIVKFVLREGLAKLISYIDADNQDAIERENEEVLNKLKNPPEST, from the coding sequence ATGAAAAAAGAATGGTATACAGCGAAAGAATTAGTGGGGCTTGCGGGGTTACCTAACTCACCGCAGGGAGTGAACTTGATGGCGCGTCGTGAAGGGTGGGAAAATCGCCGTAAACGAGGTGTACAGGGGAAAGCTGTCGAGTATTCAGTGAAAAGCCTACCTGATGAGGTTATTGGTGTATTAGCCGCACATGAACCTCCCGCCGAGTATTTATCAAAGCGTCAGGATGCTTTTTTGATTTGGGTTGAAGCGTATTATCAATTAACTAAATCAGAACGTGAAAAAATTGTGAAGTTTGTGCTTCGAGAAGGGTTAGCAAAGCTCATTAGCTATATTGATGCTGATAATCAAGATGCAATTGAGCGAGAAAATGAAGAAGTACTCAATAAATTAAAAAACCCACCAGAGTCGACATAG